One Equus asinus isolate D_3611 breed Donkey chromosome 26, EquAss-T2T_v2, whole genome shotgun sequence genomic window carries:
- the ALDH16A1 gene encoding aldehyde dehydrogenase family 16 member A1 isoform X2 — protein MAWQHPADILLEAWLDTQDRHLGHYVNGKWLKPEHRNSVPCQDPITGENLASCLQAQAEDVAAAVEAARTALENWSTLPGARRAQHLTRLAKMIQKHQRLLWTLESLVTGRAVREVRDRDVPLAQQLLQYHAVQAHTQEEALAGWEPMGVIGLIVPPTFSFLEMMWRICPALAVGCTVVVLVPPASPAPLLLAQLAGELGSFPGILNVISGPTSLGPVLASQPGVQKVAFCGAVEEGRALRRTLAGQGLELSLALGAESLLLLTEAADVDSAVEGVVDATWSDRSQGGLRLLIQESVWDETMTRLQARMGRLRVGRGLDGAVDMGARGAAARDLAQRYVREAQSQGAQVFQAGDVPSDSPFYPPTLISDLPPASPCAQTEVPWPLVVASPFRTAKEALAVANGTPRGGSASVWSERLGQALELGYGLRMGIVWINAHGLRDPAVPTGGCKESGSSWHGGPDGLYEYLQPSGTPARQPSLSENLNYDTFGLAVPSTLPAGPETGPSPAPPYGLFVGGRFQAPGARSSRPIQDSHGNLHGYVAEGGAKDIRGAVEAAHQAAPGWVGQSPGARAALLGALAAALERRESALAARLERHGVELKVAKAEVELSVRRLRAWGARAQAQGHTLQVAELRGPVLRLREPLGVLAIVCPDEWPLLAFVSLLAPALAHGNTVVLVPSGTCPIPALEVCQDVATLLPAGLVNVVTGDRDHLTRCMALHQDVQALWYFGSVQGSQFVEWASAGNLKPVWVNRGLPRAWDQDAEGAGPELGLRAAQTKALWLPMGD, from the exons ATGGCCTGGCAGCACCCTGCGGACATTCTTTTagag gcctggctggaCACCCAGGACCGGCACTTGGGTCACTATGTAAATGGAAAGTGGTTAAAGCCGGAACATAGGAATTCAGTGCCTTGCCAGGATCCCATCACAG GAGAGAACTTGGCCAGTTGCCTCCAGGCCCAGGCGGAGGATGTGGCGGCAGCCGTGGAGGCAGCCAGGACCGCGTTGGAGAACTGGAGCACGCTCCCCGGAGCCCGTCGGGCCCAGCACCTGACCAG GCTGGCCAAGATGATCCAGAAGCACCAGCGCCTGCTGTGGACCCTGGAGTCCCTGGTTACTGGACGGGCCGTTCGAGAGGTTCGAGACAGGGATGTCCCGCTGGCCCAGCAGCTGCTCCAGTACCATGCAGTCCAGGCACACACCCAGGAGGAGGCGCTGGCAGGCTGGGAGCCCATGG GAGTAATTGGTCTCATTGTGCCACCCACATTCTCCTTCCTTGAGATGATGTGGAGGATTTGCCCTGCCCTGGCTGTGG GCTGCACTGTGGTGGTCCTCGTGCCCCCAGCCTCCCCGGCGCCCCTCCTCCTGGCCCAGCTGGCAGGAGAACTGGGCTCATTCCCAGGAATCCTCAACGTGATCAGTGGCCCTACCTCCCTGGGGCCAGTCCTGGCCTCCCAGCCTGGAGTCCAGAAGGTGGCCTTCTGTGGAGCCGTCGAG GAAGGACGTGCCCTTCGGCGGACCCTGGCGGGCCAGGGTCTCGAGCTGAGCCTGGCCCTGGGGGCCGAGTCGCTGCTGCTGCTGACGGAGGCAGCTGATGTGGACTCGGCTGTGGAGGGTGTTGTGGATGCAACCTGGTCCGACCGCAGCCAG GGCGGCCTCAGGCTTCTCATACAGGAGTCTGTGTGGGATGAGACGATGACACGGCTCCAGGCACGGATGGGGCGGCTTCGGGTTGGCCGAGGGCTGGACGGGGCTGTGGACATGGGGGCCCGAGGGGCTGCCGCACGTGACTTGGCCCAGCGCTATGTGCGTGAGGCCCAGAGCCAGGGcgcacag GTATTCCAGGCTGGCGATGTGCCCTCAGACAGCCCATTCTATCCACCAACCTTGATCTCTgacctgcccccagcctccccatGTGCCCAGACTGAG GTGCCATGGCCTCTGGTGGTGGCCTCCCCATTCCGCACAGCCAAGGAGGCCCTGGCAGTGGCCAACGGGACGCCCCGAGGAGGCAGTGCCAGTGTGTGGAGCGAGAGGCTGGGGCAGGCCCTAGAGCTGGGCTACGG GCTCCGGATGGGAATAGTGTGGATCAATGCCCACGGTCTCAGAGACCCTGCCGTGCCCACAGGTGGCTGCAAGGAGAGTGGGTCTTCCTGGCACGGGGGCCCAGAT GGTCTCTATGAGTATCTGCAGCCCTCAGGGACTCCTGCCCGGCAGCCCTCCCTTTCCGAGAATCTGAACTATGACACCTTTGGCCTTGCTGTCCCCTCCACCCTTCCAGCTGGGCCTGAAACAGGGCCCAG CCCAGCACCCCCCTATGGGCTTTTCGTGGGGGGCCGTTTCCAGGCTCCTGGGGCCCGGAGCTCCAGGCCCATCCAGGATTCCCACGGCAATCTCCATGGCTACGTGGCTGAGGGCGGAGCCAAGGACATCCGCGGTGctgtggaggctgcccaccaggctgcccctgg CTGGGTGGGCCAGTCGCCAGGGGCTCGGGCAGCCCTGCTGGGGGCCCTGGCGGCTGCGCTGGAGCGCAGGGAGTCCGCACTGGCCGCGAGGCTGGAGAGGCACGGAGTGGAGCTCAAGGTCGCCAAGGCCGAGGTGGAGCTGAGTGTGAGGCGGCTTCGGGCTTGGGGGGCCcgggcccaggcccagggccacACCCTGCAG GTAGCAGAGCTGAGAGGTCCCGTGCTCAGGCTGAGGGAGCCGCTGGGTGTGCTGGCTATCGTGTGCCCGGACGAGTGGCCCCTGCTGGCCTTCGTGTCTCTGCTGGCCCCCGCCCTGGCCCACGGCAACACTGTGGTCTTGGTGCCCAGCGGGACCTGTCCCATCCCCGCCTTGGAGGTCTGCCAG GATGTGGCCACCTTGTTGCCAGCAGGCCTGGTGAACGTGGTGACAGGCGACCGTGACCACCTGACCCGCTGCATGGCCTTGCACCAGGACGTCCAGGCCCTGTGGTATTTCGGATCTGTCCAG GGCTCCCAGTTTGTGGAGTGGGCCTCAGCAGGAAACCTGAAGCCAGTGTGGGTGAACAGGGGCCTCCCGCGGGCCTGGGATCAGGACGCCGAGGGGGCAGGTCCGGAGCTGGGGCTGCGGGCAGCACAGACCAAGGCCCTGTGGCTGCCCATGGGAGACTGA